Within the Acipenser ruthenus unplaced genomic scaffold, fAciRut3.2 maternal haplotype, whole genome shotgun sequence genome, the region ATACCACAGAGCAGAAGGTTCTGTATAATACGGCTCCTACGATGCAAGCTTGTGGGAGCATTGATTTGCAGCGCACGAGATGATGGGGTCTGTGTTAAATATCTTGATACCTCTGCTCTCTAGTCTccctaataataatgataatattttcTCAGATAGTATCCTTGGCAACTAGGATACCACAAACATTAACATAAATACTTGTCTAGGTAAATAATACTAGTATACATTCTAATATTAAATACCCATAATAATCTATTCTAAATATGCTGAGCAATAGATTTTACTAAAGTACTTGTTATTATCAGGCTAGCAGATCAAGaggctgcttgatgaggttctgggatcaataagctactaacaaccaaacgagcaagatgggccgaatggcctcctctcgcttgtaagctttcttatgttcttagtatAGTGTACAGTTATAGTCACTGCAAGTACACATACACGCCACAAGAGGGCAGAGTGTGgagatctgttcctttgtttggaGGGGACGCgctgtttttctttctcttttcgtCAGCAGGAAGCGTCAGGCCGGGTGGCTTAGCGGTGTGGAGATTGAGAGGGGAGTGGGTTGTGAGCTTGGCGCAGTGTAGAGAATGGCAGACCGTGTCGCGGAATACACGTCCCGAATTCAACAGCAGGTCAGTACCGCCCAAGCAAGCACACCGGAGTTATTTATTAGCACAAATAAAAGTACGGAGCTGTGTTACACTCGATCACACAGCTGGTGCAAAGCGCTGCGTCTGATGCAATACTTGGACACGCTGCACGCTTGGCAGTTTAAAGGCGCAGTATCCCAGTGtggattgcattgcattgcattgcattgcatgcaCCTCACGCAACGGTACATTGCGACCCCGGTATAAGCTTGTATATCATAATGTCAAGGATGCCTTCATCCAGCTGCTTTGCCAGTAGCTGTACGAAGCACTttcttaatactgtatatgtaacgACCCATTTTCCTTCTTCTGAACTTACACTACAGTGTAAATGTTTCTCAGGGATGAATGGAAGACTCCCAAGGCATAGCGGTTTGACCCATGTTAATGTTACTGGTATACTTGATAAGTAGTTGCTGTACCAGCACTTCCATGACCTCTGCATgcttagtgtttgtttgtttagtgttgtgTATCGTTCAAGTGAAAGTGAAACTTCAGATTTGGATATACAGCATCATCACAGAGCATGTAAATGTTTGATAATAAGTTCTGGAGTAGTTCTGTGACCGCAGAGAGTGAATCGGGAACACTCCACAGCTCGGTTAGTTACGATCTACAGATCTCTGGAGTAGTCCTGTGATCGCAGAGAGTGAATCGGGAACACTTGGTAAGAGTCTCGTGTGCTGCTTGTATCTCTAACAGGAGCGCGAGGTCCGATCTCTTTCTGCTGAGATTGAGAAGTTGAAGAATCCGGAGACAGCAGGCTTCTCGTCACATCTGGAAGGGCTACGGGAGGAGAACGCAAAACTCAAATATCGTCTGAATATTCTGAAGAAGGTGATTTGCAAATACTCCTCATCGTTTATCTTAAAAAATCCACTGTATGAGCTGCAGTGTGCAGTGAATCCACTGTATGAGCTGCAGTGTGCACTGAATCCACTGTATGAGCTGCTGTGTGCACTGAATCCACTGTATGAGCTGCTGTGTGCAGTGAATCCACTGTATGAGCTGCAGTGTGCAGTGAATCCACTGTATGAGCTGCCGTGTGCAGTGAATCCACTGTATGAGCTGCCGTGTGCAGTGAATCCACTGTATGAGCTGCCGTGTGCAGTGAATCCACTGTATGAGCTTCTGTGTGCAGTGAATCCACTGTATGAGCTGCTGGGAGCTGTGTGGACTGTAACTTGTGCTTGTTGTTCACAGAGCCTCCAGGAGGAAAGCAGCAAGTGTAGTAAAAACATGATCAACATCAATGAGAGGCTTCAGGAAACCTTCGGGGACGCCATCCGTGCCGCCTACCCACACCTGGAGAACGCCCCCCTGGCTGTGACTCCCAACCAGCAGCCCAGGTTCGGAGATTATCAGTGCAACAGTGCCATGGCAATGGCTCAGGTGAGGCGCTTGCTGCGTGAGACCCAGATGATGCTTCAGTCCACCCCATTCAGACACCAAGCACATCCTCGCTCTGTCATTGTTCTGTCATCTTTGAACACTTGACTGCAAGCCCTGGAGATGTATCTCATGTGATCGCCAGCGTTGCCTGATATTCACTTTTCAGAGGTGCTTGTTCAGTTTTAATGGAGTGTTTTGAATTGAAATGTATCTTCCAGATGATGAAGTCAAAAGGACAGAAGGTCAGTCCGAGGGAAATTGCAGAGAATATTGTCAAGAACATTCCTGACAATGAGATCATTGAGAAAGTGGAGATCGCCGGACCAGGTaattacaatgaaaagaaaagctCTTCCTTTTCCCTTTTCATGAATAACCCATGTGCCCTTCTGTTTGGTCATCCACTAGTGCATGCATGAGCCCTAACCATTTAAAACTCGGGTTCCCAAACCGCAAACCTAGAGCTGGCTTGATGTCTTTGCATCGTCTCTGCATCCCACGTATACAACAAACCTCATCTTTTGCTAGATCTCCTGTCTGCCAGAGAGGAATGAGAAGTTCATTTGAGTCGAATGTATTTGAGTCTGTTTGATACTGGCAGCCACCACTGCTGTGTCATGCAGTAAAACACTAGGATATTAATAACCTATAACTGCGGAAGAGAATGATGCAGACATGGGAGGTGTTAACATGCTTTGGGCTTAACAGCAAACTTGTTCAGAcgtcctgttttctttttttgtgttggtttttatGGGTTGACAAATCAATAAGCTAATTATGTTGTCCTGTGAATTCTCGATATTTCCCTTAGGCTGGTAATCCATTAATGACTTTCATTCTTAGTGTTTGCTTGAAGCGATAGTAAAAGTTCAGATTTCTGCTGCAGACAAACAGCTGAGCTCCCGTGCATTTGTTCACAGGAGCATGTTCAATGTTAAAGTGACAGTATTGTGAAATTCAATAAGAAAGCGCACAGCATTGGTTGTACTGCACTAACCTTTGAAAACTGTGACTGTAGCTCTGCTGTGTAGCCGATTAGAAATCATGCCTGATCGGCCCCTCTCTGTGTTTGGATTAAAGGGTTTATCAATGTGCATCTCAGAAAGGACTTTGTGTCTAAACTGCTGACAAGCCTGCTGGTCAACGGTGTGCAGCCTGCAGCAGCAGGACCCAAGAAAAAGGTATGAGTAGTGAATGGAGCGTTTGATTCACTGTGTTTACCCTTCATGCATATCAGTGATACAGACCACGTGCTTTTCAAACAGTGTCCTCCACGGGCTACACAGCTGTGTTCTGGGATTCTCTTGGTCAGGTTCCAGTGCAGGTGTGTTCTGGGATTCTCTTTGTCAGGTTCCAGTGCAGGTGTGTTCTGGGATTCTCTTTGTCAGGTTCCAGTGCAGGTGTGTTCTGGTATAAAGGAACCGTTTCGATGACACGTCGATTACCGTGCCGACGCGTCGATTAGCATTTCACAGGTGCAGTGGTTTTAAACAGTGGCTCTGGTTCTCGTTCCCAGGTCGTTGTGGATTTCTCTTCTCCTAACATTGCCAAGGAGATGCACGTGGGTCACCTGAGGTCCACGATCATCGGAGACAGCATGTGCAGGCTCTTTGAGTTTCTGGGACACGAAGTCATAAGGTCACTACCAAATAATGAGGGCTGCGCCCAATGCAACATGATGTGTAGTACAGTACAATCCTCACCCATTACTGATCCATACTGTGTGATAAGAGAACTGTGTGTCTCACTTCCATACTGTGTGATAAGAGCACTCTGTGTCTGATTGATCCATACTGTGTGATAAGAGCACTCTGTGTCTGATTGATCCATACTGTGTGATAAGAGCACTCTGTGTCTCATTGTTCCATACTGTGTGATAAGAGCACTCTGTGTCTCACTGTTCCATACTGTGTGATAAGAGCACTGTGTGTCTCATTGTTCCATACTGTGTGATAAGAGCACTCTGTGTCTGATTGATCCATACTGTGTGATAAGAGCACTCTGtgtctgattgattgattgttttttaGATTAAATCACGTAGGTGACTGGGGGACCCAGTTCGGCATGCTAATCGCACACCTTCAGGACACATTCCCAGACTACCTGACAGCCTCTCCACCCATCGGAGACCTCCAGGCCTTCTACAAAGTACGTTGGGTTTAGCTTTCATAGAACCCTGTGGTAACCCGTCCCATGCACCACACGTATGCAGACGCCTCACATGGCATTGCTGTTTTAAACATTGCTGGAGATCTTTGAGCCAGAGATGACATCACACTTGGGCACTGACTGGTATGACCCTTGTGTTTGTGCCTACATTACCCACATGACAGACACTGGCCTTCCTTTAACCTTTATTATAGCTGTGTTCTGGCTGTTGAAACCCAGCATTatgtagtgcagtgctgtttctGTAAAATCCACAAATTCATCAGTGAAGGGTCTGCGCTAAAAACCACACTTTCTCATCACACAGTGCTCTCTGATCATCACTGTGGACACAGAGTCAGTATAGATTAGACAACTGAATTCTATCAGCATTGTTTAATTTTTATAGGAGTCTAAGAAGCGTTTTGACAACGAGGAAGAGTTCAAAAAGCGTGCGTACCAGTGTGTGGTGAAGCTGCAGAGCAAAGACCCTGCCTTTATTAAAGCATGGAGTTCAATCTGCGACGTCTCCAGGCAAGGTGAGTTACAGAGGGGAGAAGCACACAGACATCCTTTCTGTATGAAGCGCTCATGAGGCTGAGATTCTGATCCCTCAGAGAGGAATGCTCTGTGGACACTGCTCTCAGAGGaatgctctgtggtcactgctctccgaggaatgctctgtggtcactgctctcagaggaatgctctgtgatcactgctctcagaggaatgctctgtggtctctgctctcagaggaatgctctgtggtcactgctctcagaggaatgctctgtggtcactgctctcagaggaatgctctgtggtcactgctctcagaggaatgctctgtggtcactgctCTCAGAGGAATGCTCTGTGGACACTGCTCTCAGAGGAATGCTCTGTGATCACTGCTCTCCGAGGaatgctctgtggtcactgctCTCAGAGGAATGCTCTGTGTTCACTGCTCTCAGAGGAATGCTCTGTGACCACTGCTCTCAGAGGAATGCTCTGTGATCACTGCTCTCCGAGGAATGCTCTGTGGTCCCTGCTCTCCGAGGAATGCTCTGTGATCACTGCTCTCCGAGGAATGCTCTGTGATCACTGCTCTCCGAGGAATGCTCTGTGATCACTGCTCTCCGAGGaatgctctgtggtcactgctgtcagaggaatgctctgtggtcactgttctcagaggaatgctctgtggtctctgctctcagaggaatgctctgtggtcactgctCTCGGAGGAATGCTCTGTGTTCACTGCTCTCGGAGGAATGCTCTGTGTTCACTGCTCTCAGAGGATTGCTCTGTGGTCACTGCCCCTGGTTTGATCATCTGTTTTTCTCTTCTCAGAGTTTCAGAAGGTCTATGACTGTCTGGATATCCAGCTGATTGAAAGGGGCGAGTCTTATTATCAGGATATGATGACGGAAGTGGTGAAGGAATTTGAAGACAAAGGTAGCGCAGTTTAAATAGACTATAGGAGTGTGCTTTTGAAGAAGAAACAGAGACCATACCAGTGCTGTATGTTTCAGTAAGGGCTTCCATCATAAAAACAGCATGTTCTCGTCTGGTCCTGAACATCTCAACAAGGTTCTGTGCATTGTCTGTAACTATTAGACACGCAACAGTTTAATATCTAGAAGTACTGTCCAAGAAACttcatacattcaatgacaaatgtgttTTCAGTGAAGACAGAATACAACTGAAGACCCTGAGTACTGTAGTCTAAACGTTTACCTTTACATTTATTACGTTTGGTATTTCTAAGAATATCACCTCAGaatatcattgtgtgtgtgtgtatatatatatatatatatatataaagccgtATGTGAACCAGTAATATTGTGCACTTGCACATACCTGTGGCTTAACTAAATAAGGCGATTAAGGGGGTTGGGTTAGCAATGCACAGGTTcgtgtagttttcaaagcttgTGTGTGTTGATGTTCCTCCAGCAGAGGGCAGTGTTGTCACAGATTCCTCCCTCCTCCTGTGCAGGGCTAGTGCAGGTGGATGAAGGGCGTCGAGTGGTGTTCGCCCCGGGCTGTGCCGTGCCCCTGACGGTTGTGAAGTCAGATGGAGGTTACACCTACGACACCTCGGACCTGGCAGCTCTGAGACACAGACTGTTTGAGGAGAAGGCAGATATCATCATCTATGTGACGGACAGTGGGCAGGTGAGACAGCAGACTGGTCAAGTCAGAGGCTTGGGAGCTATGGAAGCACCTGTGTGGAAACTTGTTTTATAAACGATAGACCAGTATACTGCTTCAGGAGGTACCCATAAAATGTAATGCAGTTTGAGTTTCAGAGTCATTTCAAAGCGTGATGTTTAAGGCTGTGTCTCCTCCTGTGTAAGGCTGGTCACTTCCAGATCATATTCGCAGCAGCACAGATGATCGGCTGGTACGACCCCAAGGTGACCAGAGTGGAGCATGCTGGCTTCGGAGTAGTGCTGGGGGAGGACAAGTAAGTGCTGTTCAGAAAGGGCTAGAAAAACTCCAAGAAACCCAGTGAATGCAATGCCTAGCGTTTCCACTggcagtctttctcagtgtcttcagtgtgaattattCAATGCCTAGCATTTCCACTggcagtctttctcagtgtcttcagtgtgaattattCAATGCCTAGCGTTTCCACTGGCAGTCTTTCTccgtgtcttcagtgtgaattattCAATGCCTAGCGTTTCCACTggcagtctttctcagtgtcttcagtgttgaAATGAGTTCAGACTCTATTGCTGGGTGGTGTGGACTCCACCCCTGTGTTAATAGTGTGATTGCTCCCATGAAGAGGAACGTGTGCTCATGATCCTCTGTCAGTTCAGTAGCAGACAGCTCCTGAAGTGACCCATCCTCATTGTGACACAGctctattgtattattattattatgctgtttAATTTTCCTGATTCCTCTTGGTGTTACATGTGCTTCCAGGAAGAAGTTCAAGACCAGGTCAGGGGACACGGTTCGACTGATGGACCTCTTGGACGAGGGACTGAAGCGCTCCATGGACAAACTGAAGGACAAGGAAAGAGACAAGGTGAGGACTGCATTGACACAGGGACTGATAGGAAAGAGACAAGGCGAGGACTGCATTGATACAGGGACTCTCATACTGAGCCATGAAGAAAAACCTGAAGACTGGCCTCAGCAGTACAACtcctaataaaacaatgcatcagTCTCATCCAGCATTAGTTATTAAAAGGCATGCAATACAAGCAGAGGAGTCCGGAGAAAGATCACAGTACCTGTACTGGAACAAAGAactttttactttttacaaattTGAGTACTAGCAAGATtccatttattcatttttttttaattggaatgaATCTACCATGAAAAAGCAGTCGATTGAAAAAAACTCCAGGTTGGAAAGCGCTAGCTAGATTTTCAGAAAGTCTTGCAGTGCTTTAGGAAACGCCACCTGGTCATTGTCTCTTGCAGGTATTAACCCCTGCAGAGCTGGAAGCTGCCCAGAAGGCGGTGGCGTTTGGCTGTGTGAAATACGCGGATCTCTCGCACAACCGCATCAACGACTACATCTTCTCCTTTGACAAGATGCTGGATGACCGAGGGAACACTGCAGCCTACCTTCTGTACGCCTTCACCAGGATCAGGTGAGCCAGCCAGTGTGTTCAGAGGGCTGTCTGCTGCAAGGTTACTGAGAATAATCACACAGTGAAATATAACTAGGGAGCACTGTGTTCATGTTCAAGTGTGCAGGGCAAATACATCAGGAACAAACTCAAATCAGCTGGTGGCTCCTCTTCAGTTGAAGCATTTGGTGAATCCTGAAAGGTGTTTAAAGTGCGCCGCTTGTTCCCCCGCAGGTCCATCGCACGGCTGGCTAACATCGACGAGGCCTCGCTGCGCAAGGCGGCTGGCAGCACGGAGATGGTCCTGGACCACGAGAAGGAGTGGAAGCTGGGGAAGTGCATCCTGAGGTTCCCTGAGATCCTGCAGAAGATCCTGGAGGATCTGCTGCTCCACACGCTGTGTGACTACCTGTATGAGCTCGCCACCACCTTCACTGAGTTCTACGACAACTGCTACTGCGTGGAGAAGGACCGGCACACCGGTAAGGGCGTGCGCGCCGCCGCTGCTGCAGGGGACTCCTGCTTGGTAACCCTGTTACAGCTTTACTGAGCCCCCCCTGCAGAATGCATTCAGGGTTTGCTCTGCTGGTCCCTTTAAAAAGCCCTGCACGTGATGCATGTTCTTGTTAACCTGTGCAAAGTGCTCTCTCAGCACATTGGAGATTCATGTATCTGCACGGTGTATAGGGCACATGAAAATGAGTTCCTCTGGGTTATTCTTctgtattctgtgtgtgtgtgtgtgtgtgtgtgtgtgtgtgtgtgtgtgaagaagtTCATTTGATTCCAGCAGGTGGCGCTGTTGTTCAGTGTGTGGTTTGTCATGTGTTACTGAACATTCACTTCATTGTCTTTGCAGTATCATCCTTTACAGCCCACAGCACTTGAtgtgatcatttttatttaacacgCATTCTCCTGAAATTTGTAAAAGGCGTTGA harbors:
- the LOC117431255 gene encoding arginine--tRNA ligase, cytoplasmic-like, with protein sequence MADRVAEYTSRIQQQEREVRSLSAEIEKLKNPETAGFSSHLEGLREENAKLKYRLNILKKSLQEESSKCSKNMININERLQETFGDAIRAAYPHLENAPLAVTPNQQPRFGDYQCNSAMAMAQMMKSKGQKVSPREIAENIVKNIPDNEIIEKVEIAGPGFINVHLRKDFVSKLLTSLLVNGVQPAAAGPKKKVVVDFSSPNIAKEMHVGHLRSTIIGDSMCRLFEFLGHEVIRLNHVGDWGTQFGMLIAHLQDTFPDYLTASPPIGDLQAFYKESKKRFDNEEEFKKRAYQCVVKLQSKDPAFIKAWSSICDVSRQEFQKVYDCLDIQLIERGESYYQDMMTEVVKEFEDKGLVQVDEGRRVVFAPGCAVPLTVVKSDGGYTYDTSDLAALRHRLFEEKADIIIYVTDSGQAGHFQIIFAAAQMIGWYDPKVTRVEHAGFGVVLGEDKKKFKTRSGDTVRLMDLLDEGLKRSMDKLKDKERDKVLTPAELEAAQKAVAFGCVKYADLSHNRINDYIFSFDKMLDDRGNTAAYLLYAFTRIRSIARLANIDEASLRKAAGSTEMVLDHEKEWKLGKCILRFPEILQKILEDLLLHTLCDYLYELATTFTEFYDNCYCVEKDRHTGNVVKVNMWRMLLCDATAIVMAKGFDILGIKPVQRM